A section of the Clostridium felsineum DSM 794 genome encodes:
- a CDS encoding putative ABC transporter permease, translating to MWTYSEFIIFFGIYSFLGWMLETIYASFNERKIVNRGFLTGFFCPIYGFGAILTVMISSFIKFSFENPIINIGLSVIFSIFIVTVLEYITGFILEAIFDCKWWDYSDDAANVHGYICLKYSILWGVLAFVLVESIHPIISSIVFNISATTKEKISIFLLMYFMLDTIKSVIDALELRNVIINYSNISINKYYEKIVKYKRLILAFPRLIILNRDIRRNLNDRFYKIKLEIKNKIQGFL from the coding sequence ATGTGGACTTATTCAGAATTTATAATATTTTTTGGAATTTATTCTTTTTTAGGATGGATGCTTGAAACTATTTACGCTAGTTTTAATGAAAGGAAAATAGTGAATAGGGGATTTTTAACAGGCTTTTTTTGCCCTATTTATGGTTTTGGTGCTATTTTAACCGTTATGATATCAAGTTTTATAAAGTTTTCTTTTGAAAATCCAATAATAAATATAGGATTAAGTGTTATATTCTCTATTTTTATAGTTACTGTACTGGAGTATATAACGGGATTTATTTTGGAGGCAATTTTCGATTGTAAATGGTGGGATTATAGCGATGATGCTGCAAATGTCCATGGATATATTTGTCTTAAATATTCTATTTTATGGGGTGTTTTGGCATTTGTTTTAGTAGAGAGTATACATCCCATTATTTCAAGTATAGTCTTTAATATATCTGCTACTACAAAAGAAAAGATTTCTATTTTTTTATTGATGTATTTTATGCTTGATACCATAAAATCTGTAATAGATGCTCTTGAATTAAGGAATGTTATTATAAATTATTCCAATATTTCTATTAACAAATATTACGAAAAGATAGTAAAATATAAAAGATTGATTCTTGCGTTTCCACGGCTGATTATTTTAAATCGTGATATAAGGAGAAATTTAAATGATAGGTTCTATAAAATTAAACTTGAAATCAAAAACAAAATACAAGGATTCTTATAG
- a CDS encoding HDIG domain-containing metalloprotein codes for MIGSIKLNLKSKTKYKDSYREFNKCISDLISEDIVLSMDKFIQHSNVSCLDHCIYVSYISYSICKKLKLDYRAAARGALLHDFFLYDWHKTKSKDGLHGFTHPYTALRNANNFFDLSEKEQDIIVKHMWPLTLKLPKYKESFVVVFADKYCAILEIFKIGSKNKICSTVREFSSV; via the coding sequence ATGATAGGTTCTATAAAATTAAACTTGAAATCAAAAACAAAATACAAGGATTCTTATAGGGAGTTTAATAAATGTATTTCTGACCTTATAAGTGAAGATATTGTACTTTCTATGGATAAATTTATACAACATAGTAATGTAAGCTGTCTTGATCATTGTATTTATGTTTCATATATAAGCTATTCTATATGTAAAAAATTAAAATTAGATTATCGTGCAGCAGCAAGAGGTGCTCTTTTGCATGATTTCTTTTTATATGATTGGCATAAAACCAAATCTAAGGACGGTCTTCACGGATTTACTCATCCATATACTGCCCTTAGAAATGCAAATAATTTTTTTGATTTAAGTGAAAAAGAGCAGGATATCATAGTAAAACATATGTGGCCACTAACTTTAAAGCTTCCCAAATATAAGGAGAGTTTTGTGGTGGTTTTTGCAGATAAATACTGTGCCATTTTGGAGATTTTTAAAATTGGAAGTAAAAACAAAATATGCAGCACCGTTAGAGAATTTTCGTCAGTTTAA
- a CDS encoding TetR/AcrR family transcriptional regulator has protein sequence MDTLRIKDSNQSKKILEAAFKCISVKGYANVSMRDIADEAGVVLSQLSYYYRNKEGLFREIAKNITEKYLGEIDIILKKGKSEEEKIFGLIKYFQETLKNNPQLFRVLYDLTSMSIWSKPIKKLLSNFYSRASELIQNNVMDRLIKREKFKFYSPSELSKILLGALYGTSVQFIMQENEEEISDSTFNELITMFS, from the coding sequence ATGGATACTTTGAGAATTAAAGATTCTAATCAGTCTAAAAAAATACTTGAAGCAGCATTTAAGTGCATATCAGTTAAGGGATATGCCAATGTATCTATGAGAGATATCGCAGATGAGGCGGGAGTTGTTTTGAGTCAGTTAAGTTATTATTACAGAAATAAAGAGGGGCTATTTAGAGAGATTGCCAAAAATATTACAGAAAAGTATTTAGGTGAAATTGATATTATTTTAAAAAAAGGTAAGAGTGAAGAGGAAAAAATATTTGGACTTATAAAATATTTTCAGGAAACCTTAAAGAATAACCCCCAGCTTTTTAGAGTCCTTTATGATTTAACAAGCATGTCTATTTGGTCAAAGCCTATAAAAAAGCTTTTAAGTAATTTTTATAGTAGAGCATCTGAACTTATACAAAATAATGTTATGGATAGACTTATAAAAAGAGAAAAATTTAAGTTTTATTCTCCAAGTGAGCTTTCTAAAATACTTCTTGGAGCTTTATATGGAACTTCTGTGCAGTTTATAATGCAGGAAAATGAAGAAGAGATTTCGGATAGTACCTTTAATGAACTTATTACGATGTTTAGTTAA